Proteins co-encoded in one Lycium ferocissimum isolate CSIRO_LF1 unplaced genomic scaffold, AGI_CSIRO_Lferr_CH_V1 ctg509, whole genome shotgun sequence genomic window:
- the LOC132044637 gene encoding uncharacterized protein LOC132044637, with product MCEYHGTHRHRTEDYCQLREEVARLLKNDHLWEFLSERAKSHYKERESHKRAKPVEPHHIINMIIRGIDALRGPVMKRTKVSVVREKRSRDYVPEGSISFSNEDAEGIIQPHNNALVISILIFKSQVKRILINPGSSANIIRWRVVEQLRLLDQIVPIARVLSGFNMASETTKGEISLPVNIDGTIQQMVFYVIEGDMKYNALLGRSWIHSMRAVPSTLHSC from the coding sequence ATGTGTGAGTATCATGGAACCCATAGGCACAGAACCGAGGACTATTGCCAACTAAGGGAGGAGGTGGCTCGCTTACTGAAGAACGACCACCTTTGGGAATTCCTGAGTGAACGAGCTAAAAGCCACTACAAGGAAAGGGAATCTCACAAACGGGCTAAACCGGTGGAACCTCATCATATAATCAATATGATAATCAGGGGAATAGATGCTCTTCGAGGGCCGGTGATGAAACGAACGAAGGTTTCCGTTGTGCGTGAGAAGCGCAGCCGGGATTACGTACCCGAGGGTTCCATCTCCTTCAGCAATGAggatgcagaaggcatcattcaaccgcatAATAACgcattggtaatttctattcttatttttaagtCACAAGTCAAACGTATTTTGATTAacccaggtagctcggccaatatcatccggtggagagtggttgaacaACTAAGGCTACTCGACCAGATCGTGCCGATCGCCCGAGTACTCAGTGGGTTCAATATGGCAAGTGAAACCACGAAGGGGGAGATTTCTTTGCCGGTCAACATTGATGGCACCATTCAACAGATGGTGTTCTATGTCATTGAAGgagatatgaagtataatgctttgCTTGGTCGATCGTGGATTCATAGCATGAGGGCAGTGCCATCGACACTACACAGCTGCTGA